The genome window TAACGCCAAGTGAGAAAACAACAACTAACGAAAAGTCTGGTGTTAAAGGCAATTTAACATTTGATGATAAGGTTATTCAAAAGATCATTGGTATCGCACTTTCTGAAGTAGATGGCTTATTAACCGTAGATGGCGGCTTTTTCTCAAATATTGCTGAAAAACTAGTTAATACTTCAGATGTCACATCAGGAATTGATGTAGAGGTTGGAAAAAAGCAGGTTGCAGTGGATCTCGACATTGTTGCTGAATACGGCATTGATATTTCTAAACTGTATGACAAGATCAAAAATGTTATCGTTCGGGAAGTAAAGAATATGACCGAATTAGAAGTAATTGAGGTAAATGTGAATGTTGTTGATATCAAGACAAAGGAGCAATATGAAAAAGATTCGACTTCTCTGCAAGATCGCGTGAGCGATGCCACAGACAAAACGAAGGAAGCCGTCAGTAAGGGCGCAAAGAAATCGAAGGAAACATTAGGTGACAGCGTTGATAAAGTAACGTCTGACAATAAATCTAGTCGTGTTAACTAAGGGAGTGAGTAAATATGGGACTTATTTGGTCATTAATCGTCGGGGCAATCATTGGGGCCATTGCTGGCGCAGCTGCTATGGGCTGGATTGCAAACATCGTAGCTGGTTTAATCGGTGCGTGGATTGGTCAAGGGCTCCTTGGCACTTGGGGCCCTTCGTTAGCTGGCATGGCATTGATACCATCGATCATCGGAGCAATTATTTTAGTTCTGATTGTTTCATTAGTTGTTGGTCGAACCAGTAAAAAGTAAGGGAGAATTTTATGGACGTTTTGAAAAGTGTATTTAAGTTTATGATCGCTTCTACGCTCATTGTAGGTGGTGTTCTCATCGGCGGCACCGTCTTGGCTGCTAAGAAGGTAGATGGCATTGGTGATACGTTACAACAAAAATTACATGGATAATTGGTAGATTGTAAAATTTAAGTTGAACATTTAAGTGGACAGAAAAACCCATCAAGGTCTTTAATGGTGTTGCTAAACTAAATCCATTGAAAGAA of Limosilactobacillus reuteri contains these proteins:
- a CDS encoding Asp23/Gls24 family envelope stress response protein, with the protein product MQNVTPSEKTTTNEKSGVKGNLTFDDKVIQKIIGIALSEVDGLLTVDGGFFSNIAEKLVNTSDVTSGIDVEVGKKQVAVDLDIVAEYGIDISKLYDKIKNVIVREVKNMTELEVIEVNVNVVDIKTKEQYEKDSTSLQDRVSDATDKTKEAVSKGAKKSKETLGDSVDKVTSDNKSSRVN
- a CDS encoding GlsB/YeaQ/YmgE family stress response membrane protein gives rise to the protein MGLIWSLIVGAIIGAIAGAAAMGWIANIVAGLIGAWIGQGLLGTWGPSLAGMALIPSIIGAIILVLIVSLVVGRTSKK